From Vigna unguiculata cultivar IT97K-499-35 chromosome 5, ASM411807v1, whole genome shotgun sequence, the proteins below share one genomic window:
- the LOC114183618 gene encoding cyclin-D2-1-like gives MDFDTEFPMLSRRQLEAITDFLRVEHEFMAPRSFYTLSSNARNRMHAVSTIAKLASTETMDTYIPYVAVNYFDRFISTNSLSELQGSSLLDKIRLVAICCYTLSAKMRTKNFFQKDILVNHNFH, from the exons ATGGATTTCGATACCGAGTTCCCCATGCTTTCTAGAAGACAACTAGAAGCTATAACCGATTTCCTCAGAGTCGAGCACGAATTCATGGCTCCTAGGTCGTTTTACACATTATCATCCAACGCTCGGAATCGGATGCACGCGGTTTCGACGATAGCTAAG CTCGCTAGCACCGAAACTATGGATACGTACATTCCGTATGTTGCAGTGAATTACTTCGATCGCTTTATTTCAACGAATTCGCTTTCA GAATTACAAGGGTCTTCTTTACTTGATAAAATTCGTTTGGTTGCAATATGTTGCTACACACTTTCCGCCAAGATGAGGACAAAGAATTTCTTCCAAAAGGACATTCTGGTAAACCACAATTTCCACTGA